AGATGACCACGTCGGTCTCCGGCAGCGGGTCGGTGAAGAAGTCACCGGGGTAGAACGTCACCTGCTCGCTGAGGCCGAGCCGGGCCATATGCTCGTCGAAGAACGGCTCAACCGGGGCGAGGTCGTAGCACCCGCCATGCAGGTGCGGATGCGCACGGGCGATCCCGGCCGCCGCGTTGCCCCTTGCCCCGCCCACATCGACGAAGGACTTGTACGAGCTCCAGTCGAAGGCCTCGGCCAGCGCGGGCCCGACAGCGGAACTGGCCCCGTCCATGGCTTCGAGGAAGGCGCGAACCCGCTCCGGCGCCTCGTACAGCTTGTCGAAGTCGTACCCGCCGCGCATCTGGGACTCACCGGTACGCAGCAGGTCGGTCAGCCCGCCCCACATCTGGAAGTGGAAGTTCAGCAGCTTGCAGAACCCGCCGATGTAGCGCGGACTGTTCTTGTCGAGGTAGGTCTGCGCAGCGGCACTGTTGCGGTAGCGATCACCATCCTTGTCCAGTACCCCCAGGCCGACCAGCGCGTCGAGGAAGTCCTGGGTGGCGCGAGGGTGCAGGCCGAGCCGGTCGCGCAGTTCCGGCTCGGTGGCCGGCTGCTCGGCGAGCACGGTGAACAGCTCCAGTTCGGCCGCGCTGAGGAAGGTTTTGGCCGCCCAGTACCCCTGGGCCAGCCGCATCAACTCGGCGGTGCCGGAGTCGTCGGTCCGCTCGTTCCCGGCCGCTTTCTCAGTGGTTGCGCCCACGCCGAGGCTCCTCTCCTGCGTAACGTCGGTTGGTCCCTTCGCCAACCGTGGCGGGGAGCTCTCGACGCGGGATCGAACCGCACTGAACGCGGCTGCGGCTGGACTTCGCCACCGCCGGGTACGGCACGCCGGAGCCGGGGTCAGGTGACCTCGAAGTTGCCCATCATGCCCATGTCCTCGTGTTCCAGGTTGTGACAGTGCAGGATGTACTTCCCGGTGAACTCGGTGAACCGGATGGCCACCCTGGCCCAGCCGTTCGGGTCCAGCTGCACGGTGTCCTTCAGCCCGACGTCCCATGGCCGCGGGTCGCCGGTGTCGCCGCGCTCGAAGATCCGGAAATGGCCGAGATGGACGTGCACGGGGTGGTTGATGTCCGAGGAGAACTCCCAGATCTCGGTGGTGCCCCTGGCCGGTCTGGCGAGGATCGTGTCCGGGTCGAACAGCTGCCCGTTGATGGACCAGTCGCCCTCGCCGAGCTGGAAGAAGTCGAAGCGGCGGGTGGCGACGGCCTGAGCCGGGTCCGGGAGGTCGAGGGTGGTGGAAAGGGTGTCCGGAACCGAACTGTCGTCCGGTTCCTCGCGGACCACGTCGAACCGCATCACCTCGGCCGTGCGGCCACTGCTGCGGGCGTTGCGCAGCACCACCTGGGAGCCCACCGGGAACTGGGAGAAGTCCACCACGACATCGAAGCGCTCCGCGGGGGCCATCTTGATGTTGCGATGGGTCACCGGGCCCGCCAGCAGCCCGCCGTCGCTGCCGACCTGCACGAAGGAGCCCTCGCCCCGGTCGGACTCCAGCCGCAGGTCGTACTCGCGGGTGTTGGAGGCGTTCAGCATCCGTAGCCGGTACCGGGTGTTGGACACCTCCAGTACCGGCCATGGGGCACCGTTGACCAGGATGACATCGCCGAGGACGCCGGTCATGAACTGACCCTGGACCCCGTGCTCACCGCGCAGCGAGGGGTCAAGGGCCGGATACCGGAAGGACCCGTCCGCGTTGAACGACCGGTCCGCGATCATCAACGGTATCTCCCGTTCGCCCTTCGGCAGCGGGAGCGCGTCCTCCTCATCGTCACGCAGGATGAAGAACCCGGCGAGGCCGTAGTAGATCTGCGGCCCGGTGAAGTCCATCCGGTGATCGTGGTACCACAGGGTCATCGCCCG
The sequence above is drawn from the Amycolatopsis aidingensis genome and encodes:
- a CDS encoding acetylserotonin O-methyltransferase, with protein sequence MGATTEKAAGNERTDDSGTAELMRLAQGYWAAKTFLSAAELELFTVLAEQPATEPELRDRLGLHPRATQDFLDALVGLGVLDKDGDRYRNSAAAQTYLDKNSPRYIGGFCKLLNFHFQMWGGLTDLLRTGESQMRGGYDFDKLYEAPERVRAFLEAMDGASSAVGPALAEAFDWSSYKSFVDVGGARGNAAAGIARAHPHLHGGCYDLAPVEPFFDEHMARLGLSEQVTFYPGDFFTDPLPETDVVIFGHVLHDWDDERRMTLLRKAFDALPAGGCVLVYDALVDHAASYPTSLLTSLNMRLLTPGGSEYTAERAYSWLTAAGFTDLTTSPLVGPDKLICGHKRSG
- a CDS encoding multicopper oxidase family protein: MPLSRKEFLKLAGTITVAAAVNTACSNDDQFDGSDFPADGGGGDTGDTAGEVVPSEAPIPPAFQARLPVPPVLSPTRTDATTDYYEITQRTAQAEILPGLQTTVWGYNGIFPGPTIEARSGRKVVVRQRNELSLPIAVHLHGGVTPPDSDGYPTDLVLPADGSFTAADVVAPDPTLSQGDKEYVYPLNQRAMTLWYHDHRMDFTGPQIYYGLAGFFILRDDEEDALPLPKGEREIPLMIADRSFNADGSFRYPALDPSLRGEHGVQGQFMTGVLGDVILVNGAPWPVLEVSNTRYRLRMLNASNTREYDLRLESDRGEGSFVQVGSDGGLLAGPVTHRNIKMAPAERFDVVVDFSQFPVGSQVVLRNARSSGRTAEVMRFDVVREEPDDSSVPDTLSTTLDLPDPAQAVATRRFDFFQLGEGDWSINGQLFDPDTILARPARGTTEIWEFSSDINHPVHVHLGHFRIFERGDTGDPRPWDVGLKDTVQLDPNGWARVAIRFTEFTGKYILHCHNLEHEDMGMMGNFEVT